In a single window of the Canis lupus familiaris isolate Mischka breed German Shepherd chromosome 2, alternate assembly UU_Cfam_GSD_1.0, whole genome shotgun sequence genome:
- the UBXN10 gene encoding UBX domain-containing protein 10 produces the protein MATEDPVNIAAPERSPVGSPAADGFAWRPDSAKMHVPRPKSAKGRPRPRPHKPQGPQGAQLCSPRAPATLPPAVPCESPSSQRPGACAPRSPNQGAPDEIPELLQQVPMGASSSLNKYRVLPSINRKTLEEGSVDAVATKAGSLQLSSIQALYREETGTMKASEEDSRVRACSPERTVIVRTRRQMSSRARDLEEPSDGEARLLLAIRSPSGRRFVHHFRPTDALQTVVAVAERNNQATYHHCSVETMEVPRRRFSDLSRSLQECKIPHKSVLGISQEEEDREP, from the coding sequence ATGGCCACAGAAGACCCTGTGAACATAGCGGCCCCTGAACGCAGCCCCGTTGGCAGCCCAGCCGCTGACGGCTTCGCCTGGCGGCCCGACTCGGCAAAGATGCACGTCCCAAGGCCCAAGTCCGCCAAGGGCCGGCCGCGGCCGCGTCCACACAAACCACAGGGTCCGCAGGGCGCCCAGCTGTGCTCTCCGCGCGCGCCGGCCACCCTGCCCCCGGCCGTCCCCTGTGAGTCGCCAAGCAGCCAGAGACCCGGAGCCTGCGCACCCAGGTCTCCAAACCAGGGAGCGCCCGACGAGATCCCCGAGCTGCTGCAGCAGGTGCCCATGGGCGCTTCCTCCTCCCTCAATAAATACCGAGTCCTCCCTTCCATCAACAGGAAGACCCTGGAGGAGGGCTCTGTGGACGCAGTGGCCACAAAGGCCGGCTCGCTGCAGCTGAGCAGCATCCAGGCTCTCTACCGGGAGGAGACGGGCACCATGAAGGCAAGCGAAGAAGACTCCAGAGTTCGAGCTTGTTCCCCAGAGAGGACAGTCATCGTCCGAACCAGGAGACAGATGTCATCCAGGGCCCGAGACCTGGAGGAGCCATCAGACGGAGAGGCGAGGCTGCTGCTGGCCATCAGATCCCCGTCGGGCCGAAGGTTCGTTCACCATTTCCGGCCCACTGACGCCTTACAGACCGTGGTTGCTGTGGCCGAGCGCAACAACCAGGCCACCTACCACCACTGCAGCGTCGAGACCATGGAGGTGCCCAGGAGACGTTTCTCTGACCTTAGCAGATCTCTGCAGGAGTGCAAAATCCCCCACAAGTCGGTGCTGGGCATCTCACAGGAAGAAGAGGACAGGGAGCCCTGA